Proteins found in one Camelus bactrianus isolate YW-2024 breed Bactrian camel chromosome X, ASM4877302v1, whole genome shotgun sequence genomic segment:
- the LOC105067085 gene encoding putative MAGE domain-containing protein MAGEA13P — protein MSLNQKSKHCKPEEDVQAPKEAQSLEGVQAPMGEEEEAAAAATSAPSSSSLTPVIPGPPEEVPATGALQPLQGPPRACLSPTATTATPSSQSDESPRSQEEEGPSTSQATLDPEVLNMRVAKLVEYLSVKYITKEPVTEAEMLMNVIKEDKDHFPVIFKKVCECMEVVLGIEVKEVDPASHTYAIVRALDLTYDGMLSDDQGLPKTGFLILLLGMIFMEGNCVPEEKLWDMLSMMRVYPGQEDLVYGEPRKLATQELVKEQYLEYRQVPNSDPPSYEFLWGPRAHAETSKMKILKFFARLSGTDLTSLPSWYEEALRDEEERAQASAASGDDTPAVASASSSTTSSSPSRPE, from the coding sequence ATGTCTCTCAATCAGAAGAGTAAGCACTGCAAGCCTGAGGAAGATGTTCAGGCCCCGAAAGAGGCACAGAGCCTGGAAGGTGTGCAGGCTCCCATGGGTGAGGAGGAagaagccgccgccgccgccacctctgccccctcctcctcctctctcactcCCGTGATCCCAGGCCCCCCAGAGGAGGTGCCTGCCACTGGAGCTCTGCAGCCTCTCCAGGGCCCTCCGAGAGCCTGCCTCTCACCCACTGCCACCACAGCCACTCCATCGAGTCAGTCCGATGAGAGTCCCAGAAGCCAAGAAGAGGAGGGGCCGAGCACCTCCCAGGCGACACTAGATCCCGAAGTGCTAAACATGAGGGTGGCCAAGTTGGTGGAGTACCTGAGTGTCAAATACATAACAAAGGAGCCAGTCACCGAGGCAGAGATGCTGATGAACGTCATCAAAGAGGACAAGGACCACTTCCCTGTGATCTTCAAGAAAGTCTGTGAGTGCATGGAGGTCGTCCTTGGCATTGAAGTAAAGGAAGTGGACCCCGCCAGCCACACCTATGCCATCGTCAGAGCACTAGACCTCACCTACGACGGGATGCTGAGCGATGACCAGGGCTTGCCCAAGACCGGCTTCCTGATACTTCTCCTGGGGATGATCTTCATGGAGGGCAACTGTGTCCCCGAGGAGAAACTCTGGGATATGCTGAGCATGATGAGGGTGTATCCCGGGCAGGAGGATTTGGTCTACGGGGAGCCCAGGAAGCTCGCCACCCAAGAGCTAGTGAAGGAACAATATCTGGAGTACCGGCAGGTGCCCAACAGTGATCCCCCCAGCTACGAATTCCTGTGGGGTCCAAGGGCCCATGCGGAAACCAGCAAGATGAAAATCCTGAAGTTTTTTGCCAGGCTCAGTGGGACCGACCTCACTTCCTTGCCATCCTGGTATGAGGAAGCTTTGAGAGATGAGGAAGAGAGAGCCCAGGCCAGCGCTGCCTCCGGGGATGATACTCCTGCCGTGGCCTCTGCAAGTTCCAGTACCACGTCCAGCAGCCCCTCCCGCCCTGAGTGA